The Phaeocystidibacter marisrubri genomic interval ATACTAGGTAGTTGGAGCGATCGTGTAGGTAGACGTCCCATTATTTTGATTACATCAACAATAACCGGGATAAGTTACTTGGTCTTTAGTCAGGCAGATACCTTAGCTCTCTTGCTTTTGGCTAGAGCTTTAGGAGGAATAGGGGGTGCCAATATCGGAGTGGCCCAAGCCTATATTTCGGATGTGGTAGAACCTGCTAATAGGGCTAGGGCTTTCGCTTACATTGGTGCTGCTTTTGGGTTGGGCTTTGTAATTGGTCCGTTCCTCGGTGGTATAGTTTACGAATATCTCGGCTTTTCATGGGTGGGGTATGTTGCAGCCATCATCTCTTTTGCCAATGTTGGCCTGGCATATCGTTTATTGACGGAGTCTGTAAAGGAGAAATCTTCCAGAGCGGGCAAGTCTAGAAATCCTTTTGCCGACTTTATACGAATTCGCAAGTATCCAGCTGTAGCCGGACTTATGACCATCACCTTGATTTTCATGGCGGCCTTTGCCATGATGCAATCCATGTCGGCCATCATGTGGAAGGAAGAATATTTGCTCACAGAGAAGCAAGTGGGGCTTATGTTTGCCTTTATTGGTGCCATGGCATTTATCATCCAAGGTGGATTGATTGGATGGTTTCAAAAGCGCATTTCGGAGCGTCTGCTCTTGGTGTATGGGAATATCTTGGTAGGGATAGGATTGCTGGGACTTTCTTTTGTTCCCGTTCATCATCTCTTTCCATTCGAGTTTCTATTCATCATCTGCATGTCGCTCGGTATGGCCTTTTTTACACCAACGATGTCCAACCTACTCTCCAAACTCGTTTCAGAAAAAGAGCAGGGGAGTGTGTTGAGTGTCAATCAGAGTATGTCTTCGTTGGCTCGAGTAATCGGCCCAATCATTGGTGGAGCGCTGTATCATCAGTTTAACTACCACACTCCGTTTGTTACTGGAGGGGCCATTGTTGCGGTGCTCGCTGTCTATTCTTTCTTCTACTTGAAAGGAGCAGAAAAGGAAGAGCCCCTCAACTAAGTAGCTGAGAGGCTCTATTTGCGTCCGAGAATACTTTCTCGATTACTCTCCTTTTACCAAGAAGGTCCCTTTCATCAATGCATAGTGACCTGGGAACGTACATACGTATTTGTAAATTCCCTTTTCTGGAGCTGTAAAAGTGATGGTTTCTTCTTCACCTGGACCAAGAATTCGAGTGTGTACAAGTACTTGATCCATCATATCGGGTACTTGATAACCATCTTCTTTGTGATCGATGGCTTTAGTAGCATAAGTGCTGATATCTGCATCTTTCACAAAAAGTGTCCAGTTGTGTCCCATACTTTCAACCGGCATAGTGCCGATATTCTTGAAAGTTAGACGAACGGTTTGCCCTTCGATCACTTCCATTTTGCTGAGATCAAACTGCATCTGATCATTCCCAGTAATGGTGAATTCTACCATCTCTGGAGTGGTTTCGGCGGGTGTTTCCGCAGGAGTTTCTGTAGAGGGTTCGGTTGAGCTCACTGGCTCAGTAGATTTCTCTGATTCACCTCCACCACAAGAGATCATCATTGCGCCCATCACAGCGAAACTAAAGAGTTTCAATGCATGCGTTTTCATATGTCGGATAATTGAATTGATAGTTAAATGACGAATCAAATGTAGCATGCATACGCATAAAAAAAGCGCGAATTGATTCAATTCGCGCTATGGGATTATGGAGATAATAGATTCTAGAACTACCCGTTCATGCTAATCAAAAACTCTTCATTATTTACCGTTTTACTCATGCGATCGTGCATGAATTCCATGGCTTCAACGGCCGTCATATCGGCTAGGTGTCTGCGTAGGATGTACATTCTTGCAAGAACATCTTTATTGAGCAACATATCCTCTTTACGAGTACCCGAAGCCATGAGATCAATGGCAGGGTAGATACGACGGTTAGAGATGCGACGATCAAGTTGCATTTCCATGTTACCCGTACCCTTGAATTCTTCGAAGATCACTTCATCCATTTTGGAGCCTGTATCGATCAACGCTGTGGCGAGAATGGTTAGAGACCCTCCACCTTCGATGTTACGTGCTGCACCGAAGAAACGCTTCGGTTTGTGAAGTGCGTTTGCATCAACACCCCCAGAAAGTACTTTACCCGATGCAGGGGATACCGTGTTGTATGCTCGAGCCAATCGAGTAATAGAGTCCAAAAGGATGATGACATCATGTCCACATTCTACCATTCGCTTGGCCTTCTCTAATACAATGTTGGCAACGCGTACGTGACGGTCAGCTGGTTCGTCAAATGTAGAAGCAACAACTTCCGCATTTACACTTCTAGCCATGTCCGTTACTTCCTCTGGACGTTCATCAATCAACAAAATGATCAT includes:
- a CDS encoding MFS transporter → MLFKNKAILVIIFTVFIDLVGVGLIIPILPNYAKGELQLTETVVGIIIGIFSLMQFVFGPILGSWSDRVGRRPIILITSTITGISYLVFSQADTLALLLLARALGGIGGANIGVAQAYISDVVEPANRARAFAYIGAAFGLGFVIGPFLGGIVYEYLGFSWVGYVAAIISFANVGLAYRLLTESVKEKSSRAGKSRNPFADFIRIRKYPAVAGLMTITLIFMAAFAMMQSMSAIMWKEEYLLTEKQVGLMFAFIGAMAFIIQGGLIGWFQKRISERLLLVYGNILVGIGLLGLSFVPVHHLFPFEFLFIICMSLGMAFFTPTMSNLLSKLVSEKEQGSVLSVNQSMSSLARVIGPIIGGALYHQFNYHTPFVTGGAIVAVLAVYSFFYLKGAEKEEPLN
- a CDS encoding plastocyanin/azurin family copper-binding protein, whose product is MKTHALKLFSFAVMGAMMISCGGGESEKSTEPVSSTEPSTETPAETPAETTPEMVEFTITGNDQMQFDLSKMEVIEGQTVRLTFKNIGTMPVESMGHNWTLFVKDADISTYATKAIDHKEDGYQVPDMMDQVLVHTRILGPGEEETITFTAPEKGIYKYVCTFPGHYALMKGTFLVKGE